A stretch of DNA from Actinomycetota bacterium:
GGACGTGGCGTTGGACGGGTCCGTCGGGGTCCAGCAGCCGGTGGCGCGGACAGCGCGCTGCCCGTCCCGCCAGCGCGAACAGCGCGTGTTTCCCGGAGCAGTTGTGGCGGAGCGGGTCGACGACAGCAGCCCCATCGCCGCCGTCCGCGGCAGGGGTGGTCAGGTCGGCGGGGTCCAGCCCGGCGACAGCGAGCATGTCGCGGACCGCCGCCAGGTGCGCCGGCTCGGCGCGGTGCGACGCCCACCCAACGGCGACCAGGCGTGGCGACAGATCGTCGCCGATCAGCTCCAGTGACGCGGCAGCCTGGAACGGTTTGACGGCCGAGCGCGGGAACGTGATCCGGTGGGGGTCGCCGAGCGACACGATCTCGTCGCGGGGGCCGACCACGACGATGTGACCGGCGTGGCGGGACTCGACGAGCTCGCCGCCGTGGTGCAGCCAGCGGGTCGTCTCGGCGATCGGCGCCGGACCCGGCTGCGCACCCGTCATCCCCGTCCGGGCAGGACCTCGTTGATGTCCGCGCGCCCATCACGGTAGCGACGGGCCAGCTCCTCCTGGAGGGCGTCGAGCCGGTCGAGCAGCTGGCGGCGCAGCTTGGAGAGCTCACTCTCCTTCTCCCCCAGCGTCTGGGCGAGCTCGGCGAGCTCATCGGGGGAGTGCTCTGCGAGCCCGGCCAACGAGCGTTCGTTCACGAGCCGTTCGACGTCACGGCGGTGGTACTGCACCGCCGGTGGGACCAGGAAGCGGCTGACGCGCGGGCGCAGCGGGGTGGCGGCCACGTCGTCGGCGAGGATCGAGGGCAGCGCGTCGAGGATCGACCGGGCGGCGTCGTCGTCGTCACCGTCGACATGCTGGCGGCGCAGAGCCTCGGCCCGGATGATGTCGATCCTGCCCTGCAGCACCCGGCGGGCGAAGGACACCCCGCTCTCCTCCTCCTCGCACTCGTCGCGCATGCGGCGCAGCTCGTCGGTGCTCCGCCCCGCGAGGTCGTCGAGGTAGGCAGGGTCCAGGATCCGGTCGATGCGCCGTCGGGCGCGTCGGGGCTCGGTCGGTGGTGCGTCCATGTGGGATCCGTCCGTCGACGTCCCGTCAGTTCGTACGCCTGAAGGCGCGGGGGACCATCAGCCTACCCGCCAGGTCGCGACCGCAGTCGGCATGACGCAGCGTGACTAGGATGACACGCTGGGCGGCCGCGCGCCGGTAGGGCCCCCCGGTACGATGCGGCCATGCGTGGTGACCTCAGCGAGATCAGCCTCGCGGACCTGCTCCGCGGGCTGTCGAGCGCGAACGCCACCGGCGCCCTGCACATCGAGGGCCGCACCGGCCCGGCGCGGATCTTCCTCCGCGACGGCGCAGTGTACTGGGCGGCGTCGCCCGCTCCGCGGGCGCAGCTGGGCGCCCGGCTGGTTGGCGCGGGGTTCATCACCGACGACGAGCTCGAAGCCGTCCTCGCCGAACAGCGGCGCACGGGCCGACGGACCAAGCTCGGGGCGCTCCTCGTCGAGCGCGGCAGCGTCAGCCGTGACGTGATCCGGGTGTTTGTCCAGGAGCAGATCCTCGGCGCTGTCTTCGACCTGGCGCGCTGGCAGGGCGGACGCTACGAGTTCTTCCGCGGCGACGCCGCCCCCGAGGATCTCCCGGTCCAGATCCCGGTGCAACCGCTACTGGTCGAGTCGGCCCGGAGGCTGGCGGAGTGGGACCGAATCCTCGCGGTGATCCCGTCGCTGGACGCCGTCCCCGACTTCGTGCCCGACGCCGCGTCCACGCAGGTGTCGCTCGAGCCCGACGACTTCACGGTCCTGGCCAACGTCGACGGC
This window harbors:
- a CDS encoding asparaginase; protein product: MTGAQPGPAPIAETTRWLHHGGELVESRHAGHIVVVGPRDEIVSLGDPHRITFPRSAVKPFQAAASLELIGDDLSPRLVAVGWASHRAEPAHLAAVRDMLAVAGLDPADLTTPAADGGDGAAVVDPLRHNCSGKHALFALAGRAARCPRHRLLDPDGPVQRHV
- a CDS encoding aerial mycelium formation protein, whose amino-acid sequence is MDAPPTEPRRARRRIDRILDPAYLDDLAGRSTDELRRMRDECEEEESGVSFARRVLQGRIDIIRAEALRRQHVDGDDDDAARSILDALPSILADDVAATPLRPRVSRFLVPPAVQYHRRDVERLVNERSLAGLAEHSPDELAELAQTLGEKESELSKLRRQLLDRLDALQEELARRYRDGRADINEVLPGRG